The Dickeya poaceiphila DNA window CTCTTCTTTGGTGCCGAAATGAATAGCGCCGGTCGGGCAGGTTTTCACGCAAGCCGGTTCCTGACCGGTGCTGACGCGATCCACACACAGCGTACATTTGTAGACGCGGTTATCCTGCTTGTTTAAGCGCGGAATATTGAACGGACACCCGGCGATGCAGTAACCACAGCCGATGCAGTGTTCGGACTGAAAATCGACGATACCGTTGACGTACTGAATGATGGCACCCGCCGACGGACAGGCTTTCAGACAGCCCGGCTCGGCGCAATGCATACAGCCGTCTTTACGAATTAGCCATTCCAGACGGTCTTCGCTCTCCACTTCGGAAAAACGCATCACCGTCCAGGACTTCGCGCTTAGATCGATAGGGTTGTCATACACCCCCACATTGTGACCGACTTCATCACGGATGTCGTTCCACTCCGAACAGGCCGCCTGACAGGCTTTACAGCCGATACAGGTGGTGACGTCGATAAGCTTGGCGACTTCGCTTTTATCATCCCGAACCTGTGGCGGCGGCGTCAGGCTACTGGTGGCCGAACGCTGGATAATATCCTGAGATTGCATTGACATAACGTTTTACCCTTACACCTTTTCCACATTGACCAGGAACGCCTTGTATTCCGGCGTTTGCGAGTTGGCATCGCCGACGCTGGGCGTCAGGGTATTCGCCAGGAATCCCTTGCGCGTCGTGCCCTCAAATCCCCAGTGACAGGGAATACCGACGGTTTCAATCGCTTTTCCGGCCACGGTCAGCGTTCTGATACGCTTGGTCACCACTGCTTTCGCTTTGATGTAACCGCGCTGGCAGGAGACTTTCACCATATCGCCGGCCTGGATACCTTTGCTTTTCGCCAGGTTTTCGCCGATTTCGACAAACTGCTCTGGCTGGATGATCGCGTTCAGCCGTGCGTGTTTGGTCCAGTGGCGGAACAGCTCGGTAATGGAATAGGTAGTAGCGACATACGGGAAATCGCTCGCCTTGCCCATGGTTTTTGCATCACGCGCGAACAGGCGCGCCGCCGGGTTGGACACCACTGCCGGGTGCAGCGGGTTGGTGCCAATCGGGGTTTCTATCGGTTCGTAGTGTTCCGGGAACGGGCCATCCGCCAGCTTATCCAGCGAGAACAGACGCGCCACCCCTTCAGGCAGCATGATGAACGGCATGGTGTCTTTGCCCGGCGGTACTGTGGCGGCAAAATCCGGCACGTCGATGCCTTTCCATTTCTGGCCGGTCCATTCCAGCAGCTTGCGTTTGCTGTCCCAGGGTTTGCCCTGCAAATCCGCCGAGGCGCGGTTGTACAGAATGCGGCGGTTCTGCGGCCAGCACCAGGCCCAGCCCGGCGTACAGCCCAGACCCACATCGGTATTGTCGCGGTTCGCCATCTGGTTGCCGGCTTCAGTCCAGCTACCGGCGTAAATCCAGCAGAAGCTGGCGGTGGTGCCGTCGTCACGCAGTTGCGAGAAGTCCGCCAGCTGCTGGCCTTTTTTCAGCAGTAGATTGCCTTTGTCGTCGAACACGTCCGCCAGCGCCATACCATTGGATTCGCGGGCGATCTCTTCCGGCGTCGGGTCTTCCGGGTCCTGATAATTCCAGTTGATGTTCAGCACCGGTTCCGGGCAGACGCCGCCCTCTTCACGGTACAGTTCGCGCAGGCGCATCATCAGGCGGCCAAGAATTTTACCGTCGTGCAGCGCTTCTCCTGGCGGCTCAGCCGCAGCCCAGTGCCATTGCAGCCAGCGACCGGAATTGGCGATGGAGCCGTTTTCTTCAGCAAAACAGCTGGACGGCAGGCGGAACACCTCGGTCTGAATCTCAGCCGAATTCACGTCATTAAACTCGCCGTGGTTCTGCCAGAAGGTGGAGGTTTCGGTCGCCAGCGGGTCGATCACTACCATGTATTTCAGCTTCGACAGCGCAGCCGTGGCCTTGTTTTTGTTGGAGAACGCCGCCAGCGGGTTGAAGCCCTGAACGATGTAGCCGTTCATTTTGCCGTCCAGCATCAGTTCGGTCTGGACCATCACGTCATAGCTGCGGTCCCACTTCGGCAGCCAGTCATAGCCCCAGTTGTTGGAGGCCTGCGCGTTATCGCCCCAGAAGCTCTTCATCATGCTGATGAAAAACTTCGGCGTATTCTTCCAGTAGTTGACCTGATCCGGCAGCAGTGCGTCCGGCGTTATCTGGCTGAGATAAGTTTTCAGATCACCCTGCTTTTCAGACGGCAGCGGCATGTAACCCGGCAGGTTAAGGCTCAGCAGCCCCAGGTCGGTATAGCCCTGAATGTTGGAGTGACCACGCAGCGCATTGATGCCGCCGCCCGCCATACCGATGTTGCCGAGCAACAACTGAATGATTGCCGCCGTGCGGATAATCTGCGCACCGTTGGTATGGTGAGTCCAGCCCAGCGCGTACATGAAGGTCGCGGTTTTATTGGGTACGCTGGTACTCGCCAGCGACTGGCAGATCTCTTCATACGCTTTCGCTGGTGTACCGCACAGCGAGGTCACCATCTCCGGCGTATAGCGGGAAACATGTTTTTTCAGCAGGTTCCACACGCAGCGCGGATGAGTCAGGGTCATGTCCCGTTTGGCGAAACCGTCAGCTCCCAGCTCGTACTGCCAGCTGCTCTTGTCATACTGATGCGTCTGGCTGTTATAACCGCTGAACAAGCCTTCATCAAAGCTGAAATCTTCACGCACGATCAGGCTGGCGCTGGTGTAAGACTTCACATACTCGTGGTGAATTTTGTCATGGGTAATCAGATAATTGACGATACCGAGCAGGAAAGCGGCGTCAGAACCGGCGCGGATCGGCGCGTACAGATCGGCGACGGCAGCAGAACGGTTAAAGCGCGGGTCAACCACAATCAGTTTGGCATCGTTATGGGTTTTAGCTTCCACCGCCCATTTGAAGCCAACCGGATGCGCTTCCGCCGCGTTACCGCCCATCACGATAATCACATTGGCGTTTTTGATGTCCACCCAGTTGTTGGTCATCGCCCCGCGGCCAAAAGTCGGCCCTAACGCTGCCACGGTCGGGCCATGGCACAGGCGCGCCTGACAATCAATGGCGATCATCCCCAGCGAGCGGGCGAATTTCTGGTCGAGAATGCCGGTTTCATTACTGGCAGCGGAGGAACACAACATCCCGGTGGTCAGCCAGCGGTTGACCAATGCGCCTTTGGCGTTGACGCGCTCGAAATTGGCGTCACGGTCTTTTTTCATCAAGCGGGCGATACGGTCAATCGCGTCGTCCCAACTGATACGCTGCCATTTGTCCGAGCCGGGCGCACGGTATTGCGGGTATTTCAGGCGACCTTCGCTGTGGATGTAGTCCACCAGACCAGCGCCCTTCGGACATAACGAACCGCGGCTAACCGGGTGATCCGGGTCGCCCTCGATGTGAAAAATAGCGGGTTTAGCGTTTTTAGCGCCATCGCCCAGGCTGTACATCAACAGCCCACACCCCACAGAGCAATAAGTACAGTTATTGCGGGTTTCTTTTGACCGCAACAGCTTGTACTGACGGACAGAAGCCATTGCTTCCGTGGGTGCAAATCCTAAAACAGCGAGTGTAGTCCCTGCCATTCCCCCGGCGCAGACTTTAAAAAAGCCTCTTCGATTAACTTGCATGTCTTTCCCTATCATTTTGTGTGTCTTTTTTGTTGCGGGAAATCTAACAACACGCCGCGAGGAGATTTTGAGCAAAATCAATAATTGCAGTTTTAATAGTATATTCACCCCCTTTATGGGTATTTGCAGATGAAATTACGCTATGCAACTCAATACACAACGATAACTGTGTCTATTTAATAGACATTCCGCCACTATATTTGCCCGCGCCCTTTTCGGCATTAACGCGTCATCACTTCATGTCACTTACCGGCCTTCACCTTAACCGGCAACACATCTGCACGAAAAATTTAACAACGCAAGGCCGCTGACGAGGGGAACGAAGAAATAACCGGATTGATGTTGCAACATATCGACAACATCCAACAGGCGGGTAGGCAGGATATCGTGGTTAAAAGAATGGGCAGGCTGAAAGACTCAGCCTGCCCACGAAACAACAGCGAAAATGTGCAGTCAGGACTGACCCGCATCAACAGATACGGGCCTGAAGCCTTAGACGGCTTGTACCGGAATTCGCTTTGTTGCCGCCGGGTCTGACGGTGCGGCAAAATTCAAATAACGGTAAATATCCGGTGCAGACTGGGACAATATCGCCACCTGTTGCAGGTATTCCGCCGCCGTGGGCAAGCGACCCAACATAGCCGCGACCGTACTCAACTCCGCCGATGCCAGATAGACATTGGCATCAGTACCAAGACGGTGCGGGAAATTGCGGGTAGAAGTGGAGACGACATGGCTGCCTGCCTTCACTCTGGCCTGATTACCCATGCATAACGAGCACCCGGCAGGCTCAATACGTACGCCTGACTTGATAAACTGGCTGAAATAACCCTCGTCGCTGAGTTGACGGGCATCCATACGCGTTGGCGGGGCCAGCCACAACCGGGCGGAGATATCCCCCTGATGTTGCGACATCAGCTTACCTGCGGCACGGAAATGCCCGATGTTGGTCATGCATGAACCGATAAATACCTCATCAATGCGGTTTCCTGCCACGTCGGAGAGGGTTTTCACATCATCAGGATCATTCGGGACACACAAAATCGGCTCGTTGATGGTCGCCAGATCTATCTCGATTACCGCGGCATACTCCGCATCAGCATCGGCAGTCAGTAACTGCGGGTCATCCAGCCACTGCTCCATGCGATTAATACGGCGTTCCAGCGTTGGCGCATCCTGATATCCCTCGTCTATCATGGTACGCAGCAACGCCACATTCGAGCGCAGATAGGTTTCCACTTCTTCCTGCTCAAGCTTAATGGTACAAGCCGCCGCCGAGCGCTCTGCCGAAGCATCCGACAGTTCAAACGCCTGCTCCACGCTCAAGCCGCTCAGACCTTCAATTTCCAGAATGCGGCCAGAGAAGATGTTTTTCTTGCCCTGCTTCGCTACCGTCAGCAGCCCCTGCTGAATGGCAAAATACGGGATGGCATGGACCAGATCACGCAACGTGATGCCTGGTTGCATTTGCCCCTTAAAGCGCACCAGCACCGACTCCGGCATATCCAGCGGCATGATGCCGGTTGCCGCAGCAAACGCCACCAGACCGGAACCGCCGGGGAAAGACAGCCCAATCGGGAAACGGGTGTGGGAGTCTGCACCTGTACCAACGGTATCCGGCACCAGCATCCGGTTGAGCCAGGAATGGATGATGCCATCGCCTGGACGCAGCGATACCCCATTACGCTGGGTAATGAAATCCGGCAAGGTTTTGTGCAGGTTAACATCGACCGGTTTCGGGTAAGCCGAGGTATGGCAGAACGACTGCATCACCAGATCGGCGGAAAATTGCAGACAAGCCAAATCTTTCAGCTCGTCACGCGTCATGCCGCCGGTGGTATCCTGAGAACCAACCGTCGTCATGCGCGGTTCACAGTACTGGCCCGGACGCACGCCAGCCACGCCGCACGCCTTACCCACGATTTTCTGTGCCAGCGTATAGCCGCGCGACGACTCGGCTGGCGCTTTGGGCAGACGAAATGCCGTGCTTGCCGCCAACCCCAGTGACTGACGAGCACGCGCAGTCAGGCTGCGGCCAATAATCAGCGCAATACGCCCACCTGCGTGCACTTCATCAAGCAGCACGTCAGTTTTCAGGGTAAAGCGGGTGATCAGGGCATTATCATCATGGCGACGCACTTCACCCTGATAGGGATAAATATCAATCACATCGCCGGTTGCCAGTGCGGTCACATCCATTTCAATCGGCAGCGCCCCGGAGTCTTCCAGTGTATTGAAGAAAATTGGCGCGATTTTACCGGCCAGCACCACCCCGCCAGCACGCTTATTCGGTACAAACGGAATGTCCTGACCGATGTGCCACAGAATCGAGTTAGTGGCTGATTTACGCGACGAACCGGTTCCCACCACATCGCCCACATACACCAGCGGATAGCCTTGTTCTTTCAGTGCCAGCATCTGCGCCACCGGCCCAATACTGCCCGGTTTATCCGGCGTAACACCATCGCGGGGCACGCTCAACATGCACAGTGCATGTAGCGGAATATCCGGACGCGACCAGGCTTCCGGTGCCGGTGACAGGTCATCGGTGTTGGTTTCACCCAACACTTTGAACACCGTCAGCGTGATTTTTTCCGCCAGTGCCGGACGTGAGTTAAACCACTCGGCATCAGCCCAGGATTGTAATACCCGCCGTGCAGCGGCATTTCCCTGCCCGGCTTTCTTTTCAATCTCACCAAAATAATCAAATATCAGCAGCGTATGGCTGAGCGCTTTTACCGCTTCTTCTGCTAATACATCGCTATCGAGCGCATCAATTAATGGCTGAATATTATAGCCACCCTGCATAGTCGCTAATAAACGCACAGCGGCAATCGGAGAAATTGCCGCAATAGTTATCTCGCCACGTACAACTTTCCCTAAAAATGCCGCTTTAACCTGTGCTGCATCATCCACTCCGGGGGAAATATGGTATGTCAGCAGCTCAAGCCACGCCGGAATATCAGCGGATGACTGATTTTCTGCAGCAGATAATTGTGCTACCAGCTCTGTAGCCTGCTGTGCAGTTAACGGCTTGGGCGGAATACCCATTTCACGTCGTTCAGCAATATGGGCATTATAATTTTCTAACATGACAACTCCTTACCATGGCAATGGTAATCAATGCGTAATTAACGCCAAAATAAAAACAGGTTTTAGCTCAGAGTATTGAAATAACAATTGGCGATATCATTTTTATAATTCTCAGTCAGAGAATGCGTCCTAACCCTGGAAAATAAATAACGATCAAGCGGAGAAAGTCAGCGCCGCGATACTGGCCTGAAATAACGGCGCCTCCCTATTACGGGTGAACACCTATTACGAGTATTACGGGTTCACCCAGCCAACCAGACCCGGTTTCGGCGTCAGCCTTACCACCAAAGCCGACACCACCCGATGGTGAAGAACTTGCTGCTTAGTGACCATCAAACCAGTCACGCAGCATCTCCTCGATGCGCCCGGTCACCGCCGTCAGCGTATGGCGCTGCCCACGGGAACACATATGAGCCGGCTCATCACACAGCAGACACCGCCGCGGCTCGTGCGCCAGCAACGTTCTGCTTATCGAGCCTTCCTGTGGGCAAAATACGTCAAAATCCCACAACCGGCCCAGCGGATGCTGCTCTTCCAGCGCAATCGCCGCCGCCTTCACGCTCAGCGCATCCTTGCTCATCACCCAGAACGCTTCCGCTCCCGTCTCCTGCCAGGTCACCTCCCGCTCCAGCACCGGCCAGCCGCGGGCCACACACAGCGCATCAAACGCCCCGACGGCGACCTCCATCGCGCCACGGTAACCCGGCGCATCCTTCACCGCTCCCGGCGTCACCAGCGTCAGCGACACCAGCGTCGACCGGTGCCGCGCCAGCAGCTGCTGCTGCCGCGCATGGCGGCGATCTTTCGCCGCCAGCACCTGCTCCAGAGTCACCGTGACCGACACCTCGCTCACGCGTTGTCCTCTTTCACCTGACGCACCACGTCAATCACCGTGCCGTCCCGGTAGCGGATCACCCCAACAATCCGGTCGTGGAACTCGATCGCCTTCGGCTCGCCCACCAGCTGGATGGCCCGCTCATACAGCGCCTCCACCGGCATCACGTTCAGCCCCGCCTGCGTCAGACGCGCCGCCACCTCCGGGCGCGCCGGGTTCACCGCGATACCGTGGTCCGTCACCAGCACGTCGATGGCGCTCCCCGGCGTCACGCAGGTCGTGACCTGACGCACCACCGTCGGGATGCGGCTGCGGATCAGCGGCGCCACCACGATGGTCAGGTTCGCCGCCGTCGCCACGTCGCAGTGACCGCCCGACGCCCCGCGCATCACCCCGTCCGACCCGGTTATCACGTTCACGTTGAACTGCGTGTCGATTTCCAGCGCACTCAAAATCACCACGTCCAGCTGGTCACAGCACGCCGCCTTGGCGCTGGGGTTCGCGTACACGTTGGTCGAGATTTCCACATGCCGCGGGTTCTTCGCCAGCGACGCCGCCGCATTCGCGTCAAAGCACTGGGTGTCCAGCAGCGTCTCTATCAGCCCCTTCTCATGCAGGTCGACGATGCTCCCGGTGATGCCCCCCAGCGCAAAGCGTGCCACCACGCCCTGCTGCTGCATCCGGTCTTCCAGAAAACGGGTGCACGCCGTCGAGGCCGCGCCCGACCCGGTCTGGATCGAAAAGCCCGCCCTGAAATACCCGGAGTGCTCGATCACGTCCGCCGCCGTCCGCGCTATCAGCAGTTCACGCGGGTTGCTGGTCACGCGCGCCGCCCCCACGCTGATTTTCGCCGGGTCGCCCACTTCCTCCACCGGCACCACGAAATCCACCTGGTCCTGCACGATGCTCGCCGGCATGTTCGGGAACGGCACCAGACTTTCCGTCAGCAGCACCACCTTTTTCGCGTAGTGCGCATCCACCATCGCGTAACCCAGCGACCCGCAGCGCGATTTCCCCGACGTCCCGTTGGCGTTGCCGAATTCGTCGCTGCTCGGCACACCGAGAAACGCCACGTCTATCGCCAGCTCGCCGCTCTGCAGCAGGTGCACCCGCCCCCCGTGCGAGTGGATCTGCACCGGCTCGTCCATCAGCCCGTGCGAAATCGCGTCCGCCAGCTTGCCGCGCATCCCCGACGTGTAGATGCGGGTTATCACCCCGTTGCGGATATGCTCTATCAGCGGCGCGTTGCAGGTCATCAGCGAACTCGACGCCAGCGTCAGGTTTTTGAACCCCAGCCGCGCCAGCGTCTCCACCACATGGTTGATCACCTTGTCCCCTTCACGGAACGCGTGGTGGAACGATATCGTCATCCCGTCCTGCAGCCCGCTCTTGCGGATGGCCTCTTCCAGGTCGGCGCACAGCTTGCGACGGTGTTTTTCGGTGACGTCATCCAGCCACGGCGTGCGCTGGTTGGCGCTCACGAACGGCTGCAGATGACTTTTTTCCGGGTATTGCTGCTGCAATGCTTCAATAATATTACTCATGTTCCAGTCCTGTCATGGCGACGGCCCGGCGTGCGTTCACGCCGCCGGCCCGCGCGGAAAACGTGCTTTACCCTGCGGCGACCTACCGGCGTACGCCCGACGCCAGCGCGCGCTCCACCACCCGACGGGCGTGGTCGATTATCGGGCTGTCGATCATTTTTCCGTTCAGCGAAATCACCCCCAGCCCGGCGCGCTCGCCCTCTTCCGCCGCCTTGATCACCAGATGGGCGTAGTCCACCTCGTCCTGGGTCGGCGCGTAGGCGTTGTGCAGCAGTTCAATCTGCCGCGGGTTGATCAGCGACTTGCCGTTAAAGCCCAGTCCGCGGATCAGCTCCACTTCCTTCAGGAAGCCCGCCTCGTCGTTGACGTTGGAGTACACCACGTCAAACGCATCGATACCTGCGGCGCGCGCCGCGTGCAGCACCGCGCAGCGGGCGTAGAACAGCTCGGTACCGTCACCGCGCTCGGTCTGCATGTCCATCACGTAGTCGAAGGCCGCCAGCGCAATCCCGATCATCCGCCCGGACGAACGGGCGATGGACACCGCGTTGATCACCCCGATCGCCGACTCGATGGCCGCCATGATGCGGGTGGAGCCGACTTCACGCCCGCACGCCTTTTCGATGCGCACCAGGTGGTGCTCCAGTTCATCGACATCCGCGGTGGAATCGGTTTTCGGCAGACGAATCACATCCACCCCGCCCCGCACCGCCGCTTCCAGATCCTTCAGACCGAACGGGGTGTTGAGCTGGTTGATGCGCACCACGGTTTCAATGTCCCGGTACATCGGGTGCTGCAGCGCATGGTACACCAGCAGCCGCGCGGTATCTTTCTCGCGCAGCGACACCGCATCCTCCAGGTCGAACATGATGGAGTCAGGCCGGTAGATAAAGGCGTTGGACAGCATGGCGGCATTCGCGCCCGGCAGGAACAACATGCTGCGGCGCAGTTTTTTCGGCTGAGTCGTGGCGCTCATTACAGTTTCTCCCAGTCAATCTCGTCAACACCGGCGGCCCGCAGCACCGCACTCTGTACCCGCGCGCGGATCACGCAGTCCAGCGCGCCCTTGTCGTCCACCACGATGGTGCCGGCCTTCACCCCCAGCGCCGCCAGGGTGTCGTTCACCACCTGGGTGATTTGGGCGCCGAACTGTTTGATGACCTCGCTGTTGATCACCACGGTCAGCTGGCCTTCCGCCGGCGCCACCTTGACCAGCAGATCACTGGATTCAAAGGTGCCCGCCAGGGCCTCCTTGATTATTTTCATGTTGTTTACCTGCCTAATACATTAAATACACATCACGCGCAGGCGAGTTCGCCATAGCGCTGT harbors:
- the fdnG gene encoding formate dehydrogenase-N subunit alpha, with protein sequence MQVNRRGFFKVCAGGMAGTTLAVLGFAPTEAMASVRQYKLLRSKETRNNCTYCSVGCGLLMYSLGDGAKNAKPAIFHIEGDPDHPVSRGSLCPKGAGLVDYIHSEGRLKYPQYRAPGSDKWQRISWDDAIDRIARLMKKDRDANFERVNAKGALVNRWLTTGMLCSSAASNETGILDQKFARSLGMIAIDCQARLCHGPTVAALGPTFGRGAMTNNWVDIKNANVIIVMGGNAAEAHPVGFKWAVEAKTHNDAKLIVVDPRFNRSAAVADLYAPIRAGSDAAFLLGIVNYLITHDKIHHEYVKSYTSASLIVREDFSFDEGLFSGYNSQTHQYDKSSWQYELGADGFAKRDMTLTHPRCVWNLLKKHVSRYTPEMVTSLCGTPAKAYEEICQSLASTSVPNKTATFMYALGWTHHTNGAQIIRTAAIIQLLLGNIGMAGGGINALRGHSNIQGYTDLGLLSLNLPGYMPLPSEKQGDLKTYLSQITPDALLPDQVNYWKNTPKFFISMMKSFWGDNAQASNNWGYDWLPKWDRSYDVMVQTELMLDGKMNGYIVQGFNPLAAFSNKNKATAALSKLKYMVVIDPLATETSTFWQNHGEFNDVNSAEIQTEVFRLPSSCFAEENGSIANSGRWLQWHWAAAEPPGEALHDGKILGRLMMRLRELYREEGGVCPEPVLNINWNYQDPEDPTPEEIARESNGMALADVFDDKGNLLLKKGQQLADFSQLRDDGTTASFCWIYAGSWTEAGNQMANRDNTDVGLGCTPGWAWCWPQNRRILYNRASADLQGKPWDSKRKLLEWTGQKWKGIDVPDFAATVPPGKDTMPFIMLPEGVARLFSLDKLADGPFPEHYEPIETPIGTNPLHPAVVSNPAARLFARDAKTMGKASDFPYVATTYSITELFRHWTKHARLNAIIQPEQFVEIGENLAKSKGIQAGDMVKVSCQRGYIKAKAVVTKRIRTLTVAGKAIETVGIPCHWGFEGTTRKGFLANTLTPSVGDANSQTPEYKAFLVNVEKV
- the fdxH gene encoding formate dehydrogenase subunit beta; the encoded protein is MSMQSQDIIQRSATSSLTPPPQVRDDKSEVAKLIDVTTCIGCKACQAACSEWNDIRDEVGHNVGVYDNPIDLSAKSWTVMRFSEVESEDRLEWLIRKDGCMHCAEPGCLKACPSAGAIIQYVNGIVDFQSEHCIGCGYCIAGCPFNIPRLNKQDNRVYKCTLCVDRVSTGQEPACVKTCPTGAIHFGTKEEMKNVAAERIAHLKKRGYANAGLYDPLGVGGTHVMYVLHHADKPSLYHHLPDNPKISTPVNLWKGILKPLSTLGFVATFAGLMFHYIGIGPNTEEIAHSDEGHSDKEQAHEGDDKHE
- the citX gene encoding citrate lyase holo-[acyl-carrier protein] synthase; this encodes MSEVSVTVTLEQVLAAKDRRHARQQQLLARHRSTLVSLTLVTPGAVKDAPGYRGAMEVAVGAFDALCVARGWPVLEREVTWQETGAEAFWVMSKDALSVKAAAIALEEQHPLGRLWDFDVFCPQEGSISRTLLAHEPRRCLLCDEPAHMCSRGQRHTLTAVTGRIEEMLRDWFDGH
- the citE gene encoding citrate (pro-3S)-lyase subunit beta, which codes for MSATTQPKKLRRSMLFLPGANAAMLSNAFIYRPDSIMFDLEDAVSLREKDTARLLVYHALQHPMYRDIETVVRINQLNTPFGLKDLEAAVRGGVDVIRLPKTDSTADVDELEHHLVRIEKACGREVGSTRIMAAIESAIGVINAVSIARSSGRMIGIALAAFDYVMDMQTERGDGTELFYARCAVLHAARAAGIDAFDVVYSNVNDEAGFLKEVELIRGLGFNGKSLINPRQIELLHNAYAPTQDEVDYAHLVIKAAEEGERAGLGVISLNGKMIDSPIIDHARRVVERALASGVRR
- the citD gene encoding citrate lyase acyl carrier protein, with translation MKIIKEALAGTFESSDLLVKVAPAEGQLTVVINSEVIKQFGAQITQVVNDTLAALGVKAGTIVVDDKGALDCVIRARVQSAVLRAAGVDEIDWEKL
- a CDS encoding bifunctional aconitate hydratase 2/2-methylisocitrate dehydratase: MLENYNAHIAERREMGIPPKPLTAQQATELVAQLSAAENQSSADIPAWLELLTYHISPGVDDAAQVKAAFLGKVVRGEITIAAISPIAAVRLLATMQGGYNIQPLIDALDSDVLAEEAVKALSHTLLIFDYFGEIEKKAGQGNAAARRVLQSWADAEWFNSRPALAEKITLTVFKVLGETNTDDLSPAPEAWSRPDIPLHALCMLSVPRDGVTPDKPGSIGPVAQMLALKEQGYPLVYVGDVVGTGSSRKSATNSILWHIGQDIPFVPNKRAGGVVLAGKIAPIFFNTLEDSGALPIEMDVTALATGDVIDIYPYQGEVRRHDDNALITRFTLKTDVLLDEVHAGGRIALIIGRSLTARARQSLGLAASTAFRLPKAPAESSRGYTLAQKIVGKACGVAGVRPGQYCEPRMTTVGSQDTTGGMTRDELKDLACLQFSADLVMQSFCHTSAYPKPVDVNLHKTLPDFITQRNGVSLRPGDGIIHSWLNRMLVPDTVGTGADSHTRFPIGLSFPGGSGLVAFAAATGIMPLDMPESVLVRFKGQMQPGITLRDLVHAIPYFAIQQGLLTVAKQGKKNIFSGRILEIEGLSGLSVEQAFELSDASAERSAAACTIKLEQEEVETYLRSNVALLRTMIDEGYQDAPTLERRINRMEQWLDDPQLLTADADAEYAAVIEIDLATINEPILCVPNDPDDVKTLSDVAGNRIDEVFIGSCMTNIGHFRAAGKLMSQHQGDISARLWLAPPTRMDARQLSDEGYFSQFIKSGVRIEPAGCSLCMGNQARVKAGSHVVSTSTRNFPHRLGTDANVYLASAELSTVAAMLGRLPTAAEYLQQVAILSQSAPDIYRYLNFAAPSDPAATKRIPVQAV
- the citF gene encoding citrate lyase subunit alpha, whose translation is MSNIIEALQQQYPEKSHLQPFVSANQRTPWLDDVTEKHRRKLCADLEEAIRKSGLQDGMTISFHHAFREGDKVINHVVETLARLGFKNLTLASSSLMTCNAPLIEHIRNGVITRIYTSGMRGKLADAISHGLMDEPVQIHSHGGRVHLLQSGELAIDVAFLGVPSSDEFGNANGTSGKSRCGSLGYAMVDAHYAKKVVLLTESLVPFPNMPASIVQDQVDFVVPVEEVGDPAKISVGAARVTSNPRELLIARTAADVIEHSGYFRAGFSIQTGSGAASTACTRFLEDRMQQQGVVARFALGGITGSIVDLHEKGLIETLLDTQCFDANAAASLAKNPRHVEISTNVYANPSAKAACCDQLDVVILSALEIDTQFNVNVITGSDGVMRGASGGHCDVATAANLTIVVAPLIRSRIPTVVRQVTTCVTPGSAIDVLVTDHGIAVNPARPEVAARLTQAGLNVMPVEALYERAIQLVGEPKAIEFHDRIVGVIRYRDGTVIDVVRQVKEDNA